The Ahaetulla prasina isolate Xishuangbanna chromosome 7, ASM2864084v1, whole genome shotgun sequence genome segment AAAAGGTTTCTAAGGTGATTTATTTCTATCTCTCACTCTTGTGAATGAGGATAGGACTGTGCAGTGCTTCAGATCAGATCAGGAATAGGGGTTTTGGAATGTGCAGGAATGCAAAgaaaatcaactttttttttcttggactgCATGGCAGCTTTAAATTGTTACAGATAGATGCTGTATTCATACTTCCATATATTCCAGagcacctcttctgcataaaatcaGAAACAGTCCACAGTCTTTGTTCTTTAGCATCTAGTGAAGCCACCAAAACCTAATATTTATAAAGATGCTGGATTCTATAAAAACCACTGCcgcatatttattttatcaaaaggGGTGATTTATTTTAACTCAAATGAATTTCAAAACAGTGTATGGTAACTATTCATAACTTTCCAAATACCAATAGCCTTCATGCTATAAAGATATTTAGGTCAGAAAAATAAACAGCTCCACTCACAGTTCACCAAGCTACTGTTtctagacaaaaacaaaaaagactaaAGTTCTGATGTATTTTGATTTAATCCATTTTGCCTGAGATAACAAAAGTATTTCAAGCAAGTTCCATCATAGGTCCTGCATTAAACAATCCTCTTATTAAATTCTGAACATGTTCAGCGAgttctgaattttaaaattttttacaaTTGTTTCAAAACCATTAAGTAGTAAATGTTTAAGAAACTAATTAGGACAGAGGCCATAACTTCATTGCtcatgtttttgttgttgttgtttttacaaagCATTAGTGTTACCTATTTGGCTATTAGTAGTAGCAGTTTATCTACAATATTTAACAAGGTAAGTTGCAGGCAAAATTTTTAGTACAGTTTCAATAGAAACACCCTTTCCTGAAAATACAGCAGTATTTGATGGACTAATTTTTTTCTACATCATTTATAAGGAAACTTCCCATCTCTGAACAGGAACAAAAAGTATCTACAAACCTTGTAAACAGATCTGcattatttataaacataaataatTCAAATTATTAACAGCCAAGAGCAGAAATGAAAATTATAAATTTGGTGATCCTGGGCTCTCCTGCCCAATCCAGCCCTCTCATCAAAGGAATTAAGAACATAAGTTCTGGTAAGACATTCTTATGGGCCATTCTTAAGTACAGCTAATGATCCACAGGACACATAAGCAAGTTACTGTTTATCTGTCAGAGTTCATTATTACTCCCACTTTCCCCTCCCCCAGAAAAGCACCCTGAAGTCTGGCAGaaagcttcttttttaaaaaaataaatctacatTCGTACAATTTTATCTTCTTGTTGAAGTCCGAGACAAGAATACCATCTTGTCCATCATAGTGAGGGAGAAAGCCCAGTTTCATTGTGTTCCTTTAAATGCAGCTAGTGTGTTAACATTCAGCATACAATCAGAGTGATGTTTCCAAACTATGCAGTGGGCTCCCTGGGGATGAAGAGGTAGCAGACTTACTCAAGTCTGTCGTAAGATGAATTCCACTATTAACCGCATTGTTATTTTTGTTGGGTGATGGTGGAAGAGGAGTTGAGTTGCGTTTTGTTGGAGCATCATCTTCGGCATCAGTATCATCAATAAGTGGAATATGAGTTTCAGAATCTTCTATTCTAAACTCAGGATGAGTCATAAAATTGTGGATTGAACTTCGGGACTCAGGTTTTTCCAATCCTTCGTATAAGGAACTACGAAATGCATTCACCACTCGGATCTGCAAGTATGAAAAGCGCAAGTGTTACTGTTTAATAATATTGTCCATAGGAGAACTTTGTTTTATGAGGTTGAATCCACAAATAGGTAAGACGAGTGAACTGAATTTATATAATGCAGTGGAACTTGCaataaactgtaaaaaaaaaaaaatgaagagcatTTCAGAACAGCACTGTCGGGCTATAacagaaataaatgtaaaaaaattggtTCAAAATGTCAAGCTACAAAATTGAAGCTATCTACTTTTATAACTAATATGAAATGTTAAAAATTTTAAGCCAATTTataaattctattccattttaaagACAGATGAATATTAGACTTCTAGAATATGGAATTATAGACTACTGGCCGGGCTTTAAGAATTTTtaagttgcttttaaaaaaaaaacaaaaaaacgctTGGAACTCGAGCTATGAAAATTTCAATATCATATAAGCTTGTTCAAGCTTGCTGTATTTAATCTAAATATTTGAGTATATGTCACATAAAATACTTTCATAGAAATGTGTGTCATAATTTGTAGGATCAAGAAATGCATGATAAAATTGCCTATATGAAGTAATCTGTTTTCCTTCACATTAATGCAAATATTTCAGCCATATTATGTATATATGCTCAAATGACAAAAATATGAGCCAAGTCAGGTTTATGCAAATATACTTTAAATACCTTTGGATATATTTTAAGCTTTTTGCTACAAATATCCCATTTGCCATTTTTTATATATAGTAAGTTCTAGATCATCACTagaaaataaatgtgtcttatcaaattaaaattaattgtatGCACATGCCTagctaaacatttttatttattgggtTCTTGGTGTTTTGTCAGGTTGATCCTCTtcctacagacatttcattaccaaggtAAGTAACTGATGATGTCatctactttggtaatgaaacaaaAAGAGACAGCTGTTTTCTGAAACAGGTGTTTGCTCAATTAAGACTTCCCATAGCCTGCAGATGCCAATACAGTCAATGTTGAAACTGCTGTAGATATAAACAACTCTAGTTCTTTTTCCAACCTCACTCTATagtagaggtgtcaaactcaaggcccaggggctagatccggcccacggggtgcttcgatctggcccatggggccgccctggaaacagcggactggcccatggtgtccctgccagcaaaaatggagcttggaaatgccgtgtgtggccctcccaaggtctgttttcgctggcagagggttgcaggaggctgtcgcagccacaGAGCTTGCAATGGCCACAGGTGGCATTCccaaagctccgttttcactggcagagcattgcAGGAGGCCTTTGCTGCTGAAAACGGACCTCAGGAGTTTTTACTATCAATAATAAGCAATCCAGAGTAGTCCTCATGTTTACAACTTCAATAGTATGAAATCCAACGTATGATCAACTTACATTCAGAATATTTAACTGAGTCTGATAttatatccactttattttgtgcATGTCTACTATTTCAAATGGAACGTTAAATTGTGATCCAAAGACATTAAAGTGTCTTTTGGGAAATAATGTCTATCAAAAGCCCACATTAGAAGCCGGATGGAACagatctatttctatttctgtctcTATAGTTCTTTTTTCATTTGTGCCATGAACGTAAACTCTTTACAGAATGGcatatttatgtatatgtatttttccATAACTAAAGATGGTAATTCCACTTAGGCATTACATGGAATGGTCACTATGTGGAATTCTGAATAACATGCCTGTCAGTGAAGACATTTTTACCTATATACATCACCACTGACTATGAGGACTTCTCCAAAATGACATTGACATCGACATCAATGACATTGCTGGGAGAGTTGAACAAGGCTTTTATTATCTtgcataactattttttttacataaaggCCATTTTAATCCTAATATTTATAGCATAAAATGCAATTTATGTATTTTCACTTTAAATACTGTTAATTCTGGAAGGAgtttagaacataaaataataatcttTATGAAAAATGTATGTGCTACTTTTGCTGTTCCAAATTAAAGCCCTTTCTCTCATGATCTACAGAATATTCTAAAGTTACAGAAGTAAACATGAAGTAAACACATTTGTCTTGGACCAGATTTAAGCATTTCACTAAACAAGTTTGTAGATCTTTTTGTTTATAGATTTCAAGGCATATACTCAAATATTTGTAGCTATTActataaacatttttcaaaaatgtcTCTTCTGTGCAAGTACGAAGGTACTATATGCATGTTCAAGGTTTTTACTGTATAGAATAGTTTCAATTGTTCCACTTGAACTGTGACCCTTGAAAAAGATGGAAGGGGGGTGTTAGGACTCCCATTTTGAaggtaaaaatgtgaaaaaacgtTAATGATGAATTTAACGActgaaggaaagaatgaaagttAGATATGTGAATTAGGAAACGTTAATTTCATGCACTTATGAACACACACTCACACCCCACAGTAGTAGAagcagaagtagtagtagtagtagtagtagaggaAAACACTACATGTGTAGGGGTAGAAATATTTGTTACATCATGATGCTGGCTGGCGATGGAAGGTTGCCGCCTTAGAGCCCCCTGAATGGAAGTTCCACTCTGGAAAGCATTCACTACATCCATCTGCAAGGAATCAGAGATTGTGACAGCTTGctcagcaagagagagagagaacaagagaaaggAGCATCCCATCTACAACacataaaaagcaaagaaaaaaggcACTTTTATAGAGCAGGTAAAGAGGTGAGAAGCACATTTGGTGATGAAGTAAAGAAGGAATTTGAAGGTTTAAACAGCTAATACTTTTCCCATATAAAGATTTCAGTCACACATTTTATGACTACAATCCAAACCAATACTAAGAACAATGAGGAAATGTCAAGTCCTCAACCCTAATTCCTACCTTTACAAGACCATACCTGAGTTTGTATCCTGTTTAGACCCCTAAACCATAAGATTTGACCACGCCTTAGCTCTCTTTCAGCATGATCAATTTCTTCCACATCTTCTGCTAGCTCTTCTTCGGGAATCTCTTCCTTTTGTGTTCCATGGCCAGCTTCTTTAAGGAATTTCAAATGACTGGTCGGAATAGTTGATATCAACTATAACAAtgagaaacaaaaaaattaacataTTTATGAAAACTTTCCCTTATGTTCAAATTCCCTTTTAGAATCAGTGACAGACTTCCCCGCCCTTCCTTAAATGGCTTCAAATAAGAAACAGCTAGCTTAAAGTTTTTCACTGTTTTCTTTGGAGAGGGATTAAACAAATTGTAGCTCGTCAATATTGCAGCTTAATACTTCCATGAATTTGGATGCATAATAAAAAGATTGTATTAATTGCTTTCTTTTCCATATTGTCTTGAAATTTCAAAGTTTAAAACAGCAATAGTAGAGCAACATGGAGAAAATTAATGAAGTGAAACTGAGTAATATGAGTAAAACACATTCTAAAACATGAACTTTGGTAATTTGAGGAACTGAACTACAAAAGTAGTATTACATACCTGGCCCCAGAGAAGTGTTCCCATTCCTAGAAAAATTGACCACAACCAGTGTTCTACTGTAAGCTCAGAGCAACTGAAAGGTTTCCCACCAAACTGTACAATAACTATCTGTTAAGAAACATAATGATTATTTCAGCTATTTGAAATGATAAAACAATGAAGGTATTGGCTTTTATGATACAATTTCAGTAACTATTTAAAAAGATTGTAATTCTAGCCATTACATGAACCAATTCATAAGAAGGCAGTGGACATATGTCATTGGAATGGCTTCCAATTTTGCTTCCCATTGTAAAAAGATGTTTTCTACTGTACCCTAAGCTTCACAAATCCAAAGTTATCTTCTATGGCTTCCAATTTTCACTGTGTACTTCCAGATAACATTGACTTTATAAAAACTTATTACTCTTctcaaatcatattaacaaatgtATTGAAGGAAAACCTGAAGGAAATCTTGCAAAAATAATTATAGTGCATAGCTATCTTATCAATAACTCTATGTTGTATTTCAAGATAAGTTATTAACACCTTTGAGTTTTATAATACCAAATTATAGCAATAGTCTTATCCACTGCTTTATGGTGCTTTATGgcattctctaagcggtttacaaagtcagcatattgcccccaactacctgggtcctcattttaccaaccttggaaggatggaagactgagtcaaccttgagctgatcaggtttgaacttctggcagtgggcagagttagcctgcaatactacattcaaaCCACTGCACCATGACAGCTCTTATTATGTGAACAAATTCTAACTATCAAGCTTGCCATAAGCTAACCTGAGTGTGATATGAACATATTATACATCTTTAACAGTAATATTAAAATTAACAGTAACACAAACCTATTTCTGTAAGCATACTACCAGTGATAAAACCATATTTGCACAGATCACATATAggttttacatttaaataaattctgAACCTGTCAAGTGGTATCCTACCCGAATATTGATTATACACACAGCAATCATTGGCCTCTAAAAACTTTAACCCTCCAAATTCTGCaagactttattttaaaaaatctactcaCCTGTACAATAAATGTTCCAAGAACTATAATACAGAATATAGCATTATTGAATATTCCTTCAAATACATTCCTTTCACCATGAATTTTTCGagcatttatttcattaaatagCTGCATCATCACAAAAGTATTAAACACAATTGTGTAGTGCTCTGAAGGAGGAGCATGAAGAGGTGCATTTCTTCCACTATCAATATCAAAGATTTTTTCACCtgtaaacaagaaataaatgttctCAAAATGCCACTCAAATTCATGTTTTTTGTAAACATTGCTTTAGTCTTCTTTTAACATGCCTTTCTCCTTTAACATTCTATTAACATGTTAATGTCCCTTAGCATTCCTTTAAATATTGAAGAAATGCTCACAATAAAGCAAGCACAGAAAGTATTCCAGAGGTTTAAATTATAATATTCTTACCAGCAAACAACAGTGTGAAGACAACCACAAGCTGATAGAAAGCGTGGCCCAGAATATTCTTCATCATGGTCCGTGAGATGAGAGGCTTGTTTCTACCATAAGGTTTTCTCAGCAGAAGTGCTTCTGTGGGGGGTTCTGTTGCCAAAGCAAGTGAAGCTAGGGTATCCATTATGAGATTTACCCATAACATCTGAACAGCTTTAAGTGGAGAGTCCTGTAAAATCAAAGTTTTCTAATATAATCACAAATATCGTAAGAAATTAAATTATGTAAAATTTAATActtccaatcaggatttattattgTACTTTAAACTGTGATGCCATGATTAAGAGGTTAAGCTAAGACTAGAAAAATCCACCCAGTTTCTAACTCCATATTAGCCATAGTAACTCATTGTGTTACTTTGGGCAGTTACTCTTTTTCAATCCAGCTCCCTTACAGGAACATTGTTATGGGATAAACAGATTGGCGAGCCTGATGAACTACTGGAGAAAGGGTGAGACATAAATCTATGAAATAAGAAATCACTCTCAAAATTAACTACATTGACTCAATCTGTTTAAATCCCACTACATGCAAATAAATCCATAATACTCACTTGTGTAATACATGCTCCTGTGAAAGCAACAATTACAGCTACTACATTAACAGTAAGCTGGAACTGAAGGAATTTGGAGATACTATCATACACATTTCGCCCCCACATAACTGCTTTAACAATGCTTGTGAAGTTGTCATCTGTAAGAATAATatcagaagcttctttagctacATCAGTTCCAGCAATGCcctgaaagagaaaacaaaacaaaattacaatACAATCCTTGAATATTATGACAGCCCAGATTATATACTACTCACTTTCACTCCCATCtgttattagtcaaaaaaaaaggaagaatacagAGGTATGTCATTCTTCCTGCTGCCTGCCAAGTGTAGAGGAGAAGACTTCCTTTGTGGCCTACCATTTATCGTGAGGAACAGAGTAGAGACAGGTTCCTTCATATTTGTTCTTCCAATCAATTCATTTGCTACCATACAATTCCTTGTGAATTATAAATTACCATAGAAGTAATTACATGGTGTAATTAAACAATTCCTGAAAACTCTGGATTAGAGCTAATAATTTTGTTTCTTCAACTTTCAATACACTTTTAAAATCTTGAATAATGGAAAAACTACCCATTAGCATGAAATTTAAGCAAACTCAGAATTATTTTGTAATAATTTCAGATATAATAATTTTATAGTAGTAATGAGAATTATACAAAGATATATCTGCCTTTGTTAATATTTTGCACATTTCTTGCTCAATTGCAAAAGTAAAAATGGCCATTATGTTAAGTAGCTTTGACTTCTAATTCCAGATAACCCTCAAAGCCAGTAGATGGCATAGGAGAATAGCTTCTGAGCATTTAATTTAGACTAATTAAATTCTTCATAGTCTAGGTCAAGGAGGCAATGTGCAATACATTTTGGATTCAAGGTGTGGTTCCTTAAAACTTTGACAAATCATTTGAGAAACATGATATTTAACTATTCAGAATAGGACACTTGTTACTGATATCGTACACAACAATACAGACGTGCCTGTTTTCCCCTGTGCCTCaattaaatgaaaatatgttACACAAAATTTGCATGACAATGGTATGAGAAGTACCTGCAACTTAAACGCTCACAGAtatactagaccaggggtctgcaaagctggctgaggaactctgggagttgaagtccacaagtcttaaaagaggcaagtttgcagacccctgtactagactaTCTGATTTCTACTCCTTAGAAAAAACATAATGTTACAGATTCCATGCTATAAAAAGGTGTTGAGAATCATATGATTGTTTACTATCCTGCTAAATAATATAACTGACACCAAATTCTAATAACAGTTATCTTAGATGCATGTTATtgcaaaaagcaaaggaaaacagaaGAATACTGATCTTAGAATTATGTACTCAATGAGTTTAAAGTTAACATGGAATACTATACAACCCTACACCAAACTTTAAAATGGTTATCCTTGTAAAAGTATttctattttccaattttaagttGATCATGTGATTCCCTCCCCAGTCATTGAGTATCATTCTCAGAAATATTCCAAGAATTGTACCTATTTTAACTAATAACTTATCAGAATATATATATCATCTAACATTTTTGTACATTGTTCacattaataattatatataattttagattTACTCTCACgaaaaactgaaaacatattttatcatttttagcCTCTCTCTGAACACAGTTAAGTTGTGGAACTCAACTGCTGTTTAAATTTACATATAAGGATTGTGATTTTCTATATCGACATCAAATTTGGACCTCATCATTAATTGTGCAATTATCCCAAGGTAATCTTAGCAGAGAAGGATAATGAACACAGGAAGCTACAATCAATTCTGCTTTGCCCACTGCTATATGTGAGCTAATTTTGTTCAGTCTTCAATATAATGTTAACATCAGACATTTCAGTTTATAAAAAGCAATTAGTAACAATTATAATACTTGTTAAACTCCTTACCATAGCAAAGCCAACATCTGCTTTTTTTAACGCTGGGCCATCATTGGTTCCATCACCAGTCACTGCTACAACCTGCCTTTGTTCTGACACTGTGCTATCGATTATtcctaaaaacagcaagtatttgTTACAACAGTACATATTTATACTGTTACAACAGCACATATTTATACTGTTCAACATTACAAATTTcagtaatttattcatttattgcaaCTGAGTAAATGTCTAAATCCAATATTTATACTGCATAGCAAGATATAGTCTTCTATTTCTCAAGAATGTTTCCAGCTATTGAAGAACCCATTGACCAAAAAGCTGTTTGTAAAATttgttaaaaaatgtatttacctTTCACCAGTGTATGTTTGTCAGTGGGAGAAGACCTTGCAAGTACCCGAAGTTTTGGCCAAATTTTGTCTATTCGCTCCTGTTCTATCTGTAAAGATAGCTTAGATTAATTTCATAATTACAttttcataagtaaaaaaaaagaatattaaccATACCCACCTCTCCTTTTTCATTACGTATTCGTCTATTGAATTCCTTGCCTTCCAGGCATAAGAAGTCTTCGCCAGGATGCAAAATACCACATTTTAATGCAATAGCACGAGCAGTGTTAATATTGTCACCAGTAACCATACGGACAGTTATACCAGCACGCTGGCATTTTTTAATTGCATCTGGTACCTAAGGAGAGGGAAAAGCTAGTTATGCACTTATTTCTTAGTAATGATTAATTTAAAAAGAGTTAACCTGCTTTTGGCTAAAGTACTAAAGTTTAATTCCATCTTTGTGTCAataattttatgttatttaaatTACAATGCTgatatattttacatatatatcATGTGCCATAAATTGTTTTCAGTTCCTAGTGACACGTAGGTTTCGTCTAATATCATCTATCCCTAACTTCTTCTTTCAAGTCCTAAATATATACATTAACTGTGACACGGCTGTCcagtctgaaggactgagtcaaaagctggaagcCGCTAGCAACAAGGGCAGGACTTAGCAactctgacagactcagtccttcaaacTGAACAGAGAAGTACAaccaagggccggaatagctcgggctgttacgaagcctgttattagaacacagtagcctgcaattactgcaggttcaagcccggcccaaggttgactcagccttccatcctttataaggtaggtaaaatgaggacccagattgttgggggggcaataagttgactttgtaaaaaaatatacaaatagaatgagactattgccttatacactgtaagccgccctgagtctttggaaaagggcgggatataaatgtaaacaaaacaaaaaacaaaaaaaaacccatgcctggctgctgtttCCATCACTATGGAGAAGGGCACTAATACAACTCCTGGTACATCTGAGACAGTCAGCTCATTGATTATGTTACTCAGAATAAGATTTTATGCTTACCCTAAGCTGACTTACTAAGAGATTCAGGTAAATAAAAAGACTGGAACATGTTACTGTTTAACTGATGCACAAAGAATTTGTGGCAAAACCTAATTCTTAGGCAacagatataaaaaataaaaactataccATACCAATCACATCATATAGCACAAAACATATTATAACATCTGCATTTTGAAGAAATGGCTTCAGAATTATTCTAATGAGTAAGAAACCCATTTCTGTGACATTTaagcaattttaaattaaatatatatgcctGTTATAGTGAATATTATTCAATCACTACTCTTaaataaagaacaaaagaaatgtgGGAGTTCATCTACTTTCCTAAAACAGTACTAAGAATAGCTATTACTCATTTCCAGAAAGGCTTGGAAGACAAGTTTAAATCAATGGTTATTAAATCCTCAAACCATGATGAACGACATTTTGCCCTACCTCAGGTCTCACAGGATCTTCAATGCCTACAACAGCAATGCATGTAAGACCAGTGACAATATCATTTTCATTATCCCATTCTGGTTCAGGTTCTCCAGCTGGGAAGTCTCGGAATGCTAGACATATTGTTCTGAGTCCCTCTGATGCCATAGGTTCTATAACAGTTTTTATAATATCATCACGGTCTCTTGGTCTGAATACTTTTGGTTCACCATTAGCGCTTAGTATCTTGAAACACCTACAAACAAAGTACATTTCAAGGTTCTGAATGTCAATGAAAACTCTTCCAACTCGAAGAATTCACTCTCAATgcctaataagttttttttaaatacttttaatttaTGGAGATTTTGTTTAATTCCACTGAACAATGTGTACCAGGTTTTCGTGATTAAAAGAAATTGGAAGAACATtaggaaaaaatatgaaaaggatAATATGCAATTTGTTCTAAATCACTATGAATTCATAATGTACTTAACATGGTTTGGGATGAACTCAGAAGATCCCTAAGTAGGAATCTTTTGATGCATTGCCTAAAGGTTAAAAACATTAAGCCATAAGAGCCAGTTTGTTGTAGCAGTTAAGGCATCAaaatagaaactggga includes the following:
- the ATP2B1 gene encoding plasma membrane calcium-transporting ATPase 1 isoform X2, with product MLYFSLERVQEQAWIHILHSLLFLRTVCGTVSVGEEEEEGETGWIEGAAILLSVVCVVLVTAFNDWSKEKQFRGLQSRIEQEQKFTVIRGGQVIQIPVADIVVGDIAQVKYGDLLPADGVLIQGNDLKIDESSLTGESDLVKKMLDRDLMMLSGTHVMEGSGRMVVTAVGVNSQTGIIFTLLGAGGEDEEGKKEKEKKDKKSKKQDGAIENRNKAKAQDGAAMEMQPLKSEDGIDGDDKKRNNMPKKEKSVLQGKLTKLAVQIGKAGLLMSAVTVIILVLYFVIDTFWIQKRPWLAECTPIYIQYFVKFFIIGVTVLVVAVPEGLPLAVTISLAYSVKKMMKDNNLVRHLDACETMGNATAICSDKTGTLTMNRMTVVQAYISEKHYKKIPEVQAIPDKTLSYLVTGISVNSAYTSKILPPEKEGGLPRHVGNKTECALLGFLLDLKRDYQEVRNEIPEEALYKVYTFNSVRKSMSTVLKNSDGSFRIFSKGASEIVLKKCFKILSANGEPKVFRPRDRDDIIKTVIEPMASEGLRTICLAFRDFPAGEPEPEWDNENDIVTGLTCIAVVGIEDPVRPEVPDAIKKCQRAGITVRMVTGDNINTARAIALKCGILHPGEDFLCLEGKEFNRRIRNEKGEIEQERIDKIWPKLRVLARSSPTDKHTLVKGIIDSTVSEQRQVVAVTGDGTNDGPALKKADVGFAMGIAGTDVAKEASDIILTDDNFTSIVKAVMWGRNVYDSISKFLQFQLTVNVVAVIVAFTGACITQDSPLKAVQMLWVNLIMDTLASLALATEPPTEALLLRKPYGRNKPLISRTMMKNILGHAFYQLVVVFTLLFAGEKIFDIDSGRNAPLHAPPSEHYTIVFNTFVMMQLFNEINARKIHGERNVFEGIFNNAIFCIIVLGTFIVQIVIVQFGGKPFSCSELTVEHWLWSIFLGMGTLLWGQLISTIPTSHLKFLKEAGHGTQKEEIPEEELAEDVEEIDHAERELRRGQILWFRGLNRIQTQIRVVNAFRSSLYEGLEKPESRSSIHNFMTHPEFRIEDSETHIPLIDDTDAEDDAPTKRNSTPLPPSPNKNNNAVNSGIHLTTDLSKSATSSSPGSPLHSLETSL
- the ATP2B1 gene encoding plasma membrane calcium-transporting ATPase 1 isoform X4; its protein translation is MGDMANNSVAYGGVKYTIKDSNHGDFGITLEELRTLMELRATDALHKIQECYGDVYGICTRLKTSPNEGLSGNPADIERRAAVFGKNFIPPKKPKTFLQLVWEALQDVTLIILEIAAIISLGLSFYQPPGGNEALCGTVSVGEEEEEGETGWIEGAAILLSVVCVVLVTAFNDWSKEKQFRGLQSRIEQEQKFTVIRGGQVIQIPVADIVVGDIAQVKYGDLLPADGVLIQGNDLKIDESSLTGESDLVKKMLDRDLMMLSGTHVMEGSGRMVVTAVGVNSQTGIIFTLLGAGGEDEEGKKEKEKKDKKSKKQDGAIENRNKAKAQDGAAMEMQPLKSEDGIDGDDKKRNNMPKKEKSVLQGKLTKLAVQIGKAGLLMSAVTVIILVLYFVIDTFWIQKRPWLAECTPIYIQYFVKFFIIGVTVLVVAVPEGLPLAVTISLAYSVKKMMKDNNLVRHLDACETMGNATAICSDKTGTLTMNRMTVVQAYISEKHYKKIPEVQAIPDKTLSYLVTGISVNSAYTSKILPPEKEGGLPRHVGNKTECALLGFLLDLKRDYQEVRNEIPEEALYKVYTFNSVRKSMSTVLKNSDGSFRIFSKGASEIVLKKCFKILSANGEPKVFRPRDRDDIIKTVIEPMASEGLRTICLAFRDFPAGEPEPEWDNENDIVTGLTCIAVVGIEDPVRPEVPDAIKKCQRAGITVRMVTGDNINTARAIALKCGILHPGEDFLCLEGKEFNRRIRNEKGEIEQERIDKIWPKLRVLARSSPTDKHTLVKGIIDSTVSEQRQVVAVTGDGTNDGPALKKADVGFAMGIAGTDVAKEASDIILTDDNFTSIVKAVMWGRNVYDSISKFLQFQLTVNVVAVIVAFTGACITQDSPLKAVQMLWVNLIMDTLASLALATEPPTEALLLRKPYGRNKPLISRTMMKNILGHAFYQLVVVFTLLFAGEKIFDIDSGRNAPLHAPPSEHYTIVFNTFVMMQLFNEINARKIHGERNVFEGIFNNAIFCIIVLGTFIVQIVIVQFGGKPFSCSELTVEHWLWSIFLGMGTLLWGQLISTIPTSHLKFLKEAGHGTQKEEIPEEELAEDVEEIDHAERELRRGQILWFRGLNRIQTQMDVVNAFQSGTSIQGALRRQPSIASQHHDIRVVNAFRSSLYEGLEKPESRSSIHNFMTHPEFRIEDSETHIPLIDDTDAEDDAPTKRNSTPLPPSPNKNNNAVNSGIHLTTDLSKSATSSSPGSPLHSLETSL
- the ATP2B1 gene encoding plasma membrane calcium-transporting ATPase 1 isoform X1, which gives rise to MGDMANNSVAYGGVKYTIKDSNHGDFGITLEELRTLMELRATDALHKIQECYGDVYGICTRLKTSPNEGLSGNPADIERRAAVFGKNFIPPKKPKTFLQLVWEALQDVTLIILEIAAIISLGLSFYQPPGGNEALCGTVSVGEEEEEGETGWIEGAAILLSVVCVVLVTAFNDWSKEKQFRGLQSRIEQEQKFTVIRGGQVIQIPVADIVVGDIAQVKYGDLLPADGVLIQGNDLKIDESSLTGESDLVKKMLDRDLMMLSGTHVMEGSGRMVVTAVGVNSQTGIIFTLLGAGGEDEEGKKEKEKKDKKSKKQDGAIENRNKAKAQDGAAMEMQPLKSEDGIDGDDKKRNNMPKKEKSVLQGKLTKLAVQIGKAGLLMSAVTVIILVLYFVIDTFWIQKRPWLAECTPIYIQYFVKFFIIGVTVLVVAVPEGLPLAVTISLAYSVKKMMKDNNLVRHLDACETMGNATAICSDKTGTLTMNRMTVVQAYISEKHYKKIPEVQAIPDKTLSYLVTGISVNSAYTSKILPPEKEGGLPRHVGNKTECALLGFLLDLKRDYQEVRNEIPEEALYKVYTFNSVRKSMSTVLKNSDGSFRIFSKGASEIVLKKCFKILSANGEPKVFRPRDRDDIIKTVIEPMASEGLRTICLAFRDFPAGEPEPEWDNENDIVTGLTCIAVVGIEDPVRPEVPDAIKKCQRAGITVRMVTGDNINTARAIALKCGILHPGEDFLCLEGKEFNRRIRNEKGEIEQERIDKIWPKLRVLARSSPTDKHTLVKGIIDSTVSEQRQVVAVTGDGTNDGPALKKADVGFAMGIAGTDVAKEASDIILTDDNFTSIVKAVMWGRNVYDSISKFLQFQLTVNVVAVIVAFTGACITQDSPLKAVQMLWVNLIMDTLASLALATEPPTEALLLRKPYGRNKPLISRTMMKNILGHAFYQLVVVFTLLFAGEKIFDIDSGRNAPLHAPPSEHYTIVFNTFVMMQLFNEINARKIHGERNVFEGIFNNAIFCIIVLGTFIVQIVIVQFGGKPFSCSELTVEHWLWSIFLGMGTLLWGQLISTIPTSHLKFLKEAGHGTQKEEIPEEELAEDVEEIDHAERELRRGQILWFRGLNRIQTQIRVVNAFRSSLYEGLEKPESRSSIHNFMTHPEFRIEDSETHIPLIDDTDAEDDAPTKRNSTPLPPSPNKNNNAVNSGIHLTTDLSKSATSSSPGSPLHSLETSL